The proteins below come from a single Triticum aestivum cultivar Chinese Spring chromosome 5D, IWGSC CS RefSeq v2.1, whole genome shotgun sequence genomic window:
- the LOC123124095 gene encoding uncharacterized protein, translating to MDHLLHHGHEMRRPSVPGHEAALRAVQKPPAKPWRAGGGLTPAPTPPKVYRVEPREFRDLVQRLTGAPAAAMARQHQHTHQLQRAPTQPVPVRPGGVEDAAAGGQMYAPWCSFPLMGPPASMHPGLDGHHLM from the coding sequence ATGGACCATCTGCTGCACCATGGGCACGAGATGAGGAGGCCGTCCGTGCCCGGCCACGAGGCGGCGCTGAGGGCCGTCCAGAAGCCGCCGGCCAAGCcgtggcgcgcgggcggcggcTTAACGCCGGCGCCGACGCCGCCCAAGGTGTACCGCGTGGAGCCCCGGGAGTTCCGCGACCTCGTGCAGAGGCTCACCGGCGCGCCCGCCGCGGCCATGGCCAGGCAGCACCAGCACACACATCAGCTGCAGCGCGCGCCGACgcagcccgtgcccgtgcgccccGGCGGTGTCGAGGACGCCGCCGCCGGGGGGCAGATGTACGCGCCCTGGTGCTCGTTCCCGCTCATGGGCCCGCCGGCATCCATGCACCCCGGCCTCGACGGCCACCATCTCATGTAG